The Bacillota bacterium genome includes a region encoding these proteins:
- a CDS encoding PAS domain S-box protein — MKTDQERFSKLINCLDAGYAFCQFITDKDGNPVDYRILEINKAFENITGLAEEQVIGKKASELSRITGEQDICRVSTFTDDLTNGKKIRTENYFSHNGLWLEITALSDNPGYFAAIFQDISARRQSEADLDYQNKSLEALFKSAPDAMARLDQDYSIIDINRMFTTMFGYKFEEIKGKTIDQVMNMGKPGSANASFTARVINGDYVEEEGIRYNRNGEPIEVLIKGLPICVEGKLAGAFAIYVDISERNKIVEALKFSEEKYRVLAESVGAILWEYDIASDRWTYVSPQVFDILGYKPEDWKDMQFWVNNIHPEDRGWATKYCAECTERGEDHIFEYRFLRKDGSTAWLQDDVKVETVDGKPVRMRGFLVDITEHKEAEEALQRERWRLESIIEGANLGTWEWDLQSGKTLYNKNWAEMLGYRKEELEPMSVKTWEALVHPDDLKKSDDLIARHLAGEIPHYECECRMKHKDGRWIWVHDRGRIITRTPEGKPLLMFGIHSDITERKLAEEKIHYASFHDSLTGLYNRTFLDEELKRLNPTRKLPVSIIMADLNGLKLVNDTYGHSIGDKMLKCSADLIKHTCREEDIIARFGGDEFVILLPQTTMEEAMALCRRIKSNCSNTVIEDVPISMALGVSSKFNQDTDLIAVLREAENVMYKQKLTESRSAKSSVLKALLKTLEAKSFETEAHTRRMQKIAQLIGSRINLTDDELTRLDLLITLHDIGKINIPEDILVKSEPLTEDEWNLIKRHPEIGFRITRATEEFAHVAEDILAHHENWDGSGYPRGLKGRKIPLLARITAIADAHEVMSYGRPYKDPLSPDEVNKEFLRCSGYQFDPDLVDVYLYIQRGVNLNAETL; from the coding sequence ATGAAAACTGACCAGGAGAGATTCAGCAAACTGATCAACTGCCTGGACGCCGGCTATGCTTTCTGCCAGTTTATCACTGACAAAGATGGCAATCCGGTTGATTACCGCATTTTAGAAATAAATAAAGCCTTTGAGAATATAACTGGCCTGGCTGAAGAACAGGTGATAGGCAAAAAAGCTTCTGAGTTATCCAGGATCACTGGAGAACAAGATATTTGCCGGGTCAGCACTTTTACCGACGATCTTACGAACGGTAAGAAAATCCGGACTGAAAACTACTTTTCTCATAACGGCTTATGGCTGGAAATTACTGCCCTCAGCGACAATCCCGGCTACTTCGCTGCAATCTTTCAGGATATCTCTGCGCGCAGACAATCAGAGGCAGATCTCGATTACCAGAACAAATCTCTTGAGGCACTATTTAAAAGCGCTCCCGATGCAATGGCCAGGTTAGACCAGGATTATTCAATTATCGATATAAACCGGATGTTTACCACTATGTTCGGTTACAAGTTTGAGGAAATCAAGGGGAAAACAATTGACCAGGTAATGAATATGGGCAAGCCCGGTTCGGCAAATGCTTCATTTACAGCCAGGGTAATCAACGGTGACTATGTTGAAGAGGAAGGGATCAGGTATAACAGGAATGGTGAACCGATCGAGGTTCTGATCAAAGGTCTGCCCATCTGTGTTGAAGGAAAACTGGCCGGAGCCTTTGCGATCTACGTGGATATATCCGAACGAAATAAAATAGTAGAAGCCTTGAAGTTCAGTGAGGAGAAATACAGGGTCCTGGCTGAATCAGTTGGTGCTATCCTCTGGGAATATGATATCGCCAGTGATCGGTGGACTTATGTATCTCCCCAGGTATTTGATATCCTCGGCTACAAACCCGAGGATTGGAAAGATATGCAGTTCTGGGTTAACAATATTCATCCCGAAGACCGGGGCTGGGCAACCAAGTATTGTGCAGAGTGCACGGAACGCGGCGAAGATCACATTTTTGAATACCGTTTTTTGAGAAAAGATGGAAGCACCGCCTGGCTGCAGGATGATGTAAAAGTTGAAACAGTTGATGGAAAACCGGTTCGTATGCGCGGTTTCCTGGTGGACATTACAGAACATAAAGAGGCCGAAGAAGCGTTACAGAGAGAGCGCTGGCGCTTGGAAAGTATAATCGAAGGTGCTAACCTGGGCACCTGGGAATGGGATCTACAAAGCGGAAAAACGCTTTATAACAAAAACTGGGCTGAAATGCTTGGTTATAGAAAAGAAGAGCTGGAACCGATGAGCGTTAAAACCTGGGAAGCCCTTGTCCATCCCGACGATCTGAAAAAATCGGATGATTTGATAGCCCGCCACCTGGCCGGAGAAATTCCTCATTACGAGTGCGAATGCCGAATGAAACATAAAGACGGCCGCTGGATCTGGGTTCACGACCGGGGTAGGATTATTACCCGTACTCCTGAAGGCAAACCACTGCTTATGTTCGGCATTCATTCAGATATTACCGAACGAAAGCTGGCCGAGGAAAAGATCCATTATGCGAGTTTCCACGACAGTTTAACCGGCTTGTATAACCGGACATTTCTGGACGAGGAACTTAAAAGGCTTAATCCAACCAGAAAACTGCCCGTAAGCATCATCATGGCTGACTTGAATGGCCTCAAACTGGTTAATGACACCTATGGACATTCGATCGGGGATAAAATGCTAAAGTGTTCCGCCGATCTTATAAAGCATACCTGCCGGGAAGAGGATATTATTGCCCGTTTCGGAGGCGATGAATTTGTAATTCTGCTCCCACAGACAACCATGGAAGAAGCCATGGCCTTATGCAGACGGATAAAAAGCAATTGTAGTAATACAGTTATTGAAGATGTACCAATTTCGATGGCATTAGGGGTGTCAAGTAAATTCAACCAGGATACAGATTTAATTGCAGTTCTGCGGGAAGCGGAAAATGTAATGTATAAACAGAAACTTACCGAAAGCCGCAGCGCAAAAAGTTCGGTGCTTAAAGCTCTACTTAAAACACTTGAAGCCAAGAGTTTTGAAACGGAAGCACATACGAGGCGTATGCAGAAAATCGCCCAGTTAATCGGTTCTCGAATCAACCTGACGGATGATGAATTAACACGCCTGGATCTGCTGATAACCCTACACGACATAGGCAAAATCAATATACCGGAAGATATACTGGTTAAAAGCGAACCCCTTACAGAAGACGAATGGAACCTGATTAAAAGACACCCTGAAATCGGGTTTAGGATTACCCGGGCAACCGAGGAATTTGCCCATGTTGCAGAAGATATATTGGCTCATCACGAAAATTGGGATGGAAGCGGATATCCAAGGGGCTTAAAAGGTCGTAAGATCCCTCTGCTGGCGAGGATTACCGCTATTGCCGATGCTCACGAGGTTATGAGTTACGGTAGACCTTATAAAGATCCGCTCAGCCCGGATGAAGTAAATAAGGAATTCTTACGCTGTTCAGGCTATCAGTTCGACCCGGATCTGGTGGATGTATACCTATACATTCAAAGAGGAGTGAACTTAAATGCTGAAACCTTATAA
- a CDS encoding MBL fold metallo-hydrolase: MLESSRYGEVIQLIMGREMSGQVLYRVAAYLVDGLMIDTGCSHTAEELLDFARREKIERVYLTHYHEDHIGACALLQKELEIDIYANPITISLIHTPHQLYPYQELVWGYPEAADVEPIKERKIITKNYRFEVMDTPGHSKDHTALIEPELGWCFTGDLFVSEKLKVLRPEEDIEPGFHSFYIYRQGNP; the protein is encoded by the coding sequence TTGCTTGAATCGAGCCGGTACGGTGAAGTTATACAGTTAATAATGGGACGGGAAATGAGCGGGCAGGTATTATACCGGGTTGCTGCCTATCTCGTTGATGGCCTGATGATTGACACCGGCTGCAGCCATACTGCTGAAGAGCTGCTTGATTTTGCCCGGAGGGAAAAGATAGAAAGAGTATATTTAACCCATTACCACGAAGATCACATCGGAGCCTGTGCTTTACTGCAAAAAGAGTTAGAGATTGATATTTATGCCAACCCTATTACAATATCACTAATCCACACACCGCATCAGCTTTACCCTTACCAGGAACTGGTCTGGGGATATCCCGAGGCAGCGGATGTTGAACCGATCAAGGAAAGAAAAATTATTACCAAAAATTACCGGTTCGAAGTCATGGATACACCCGGTCACAGCAAAGATCATACAGCACTGATCGAACCGGAATTGGGCTGGTGTTTTACCGGAGATCTCTTCGTATCAGAGAAGCTAAAGGTCCTGAGGCCGGAGGAAGATATTGAACCGGGATTTCATTCTTTTTACATCTATCGGCAGGGTAATCCCTGA
- a CDS encoding pirin family protein: protein MIRKVKRIVEGENKIDGAGVELIRVIGKSTVKDFDPFLMLDAFDHDNPDKYIKGFPWHPHRGIETVTYLLEGEVQHGDSLGNSGVIRDGDCQWMTAGSGIIHQEMPQAAPKMLGVQLWVNLPANDKMIQPKYRDFTRADIPAVEKDEYTVNIIAGDFNGTIGPMEEITVQPTFLDVRVNALGSFSYKTDPDNTLFIYIIKGSATLEAENNRTLSSKKAILFGEGDELRLNAGSKGIQFLLFSGKPLNEPIAWGGPIVMNTHEELALAFKEIDNGIFIKKHHDDGTFSSSDVNKSFYR, encoded by the coding sequence ATGATCCGGAAGGTTAAACGAATTGTCGAAGGCGAAAACAAGATTGACGGAGCCGGAGTGGAGTTGATCAGGGTAATCGGCAAGTCGACAGTTAAGGATTTTGACCCCTTTCTGATGCTCGATGCATTCGACCACGACAATCCGGACAAATATATCAAGGGATTTCCATGGCACCCGCACCGGGGAATCGAAACAGTTACCTACCTCCTCGAAGGCGAAGTTCAGCATGGTGACAGCCTGGGCAATTCAGGGGTAATCCGCGACGGCGACTGCCAGTGGATGACTGCCGGCAGCGGTATTATTCACCAGGAAATGCCGCAAGCAGCGCCAAAAATGCTCGGTGTCCAGCTCTGGGTCAACCTCCCGGCAAACGACAAGATGATTCAACCCAAGTACAGGGACTTTACCAGAGCTGATATTCCTGCGGTTGAAAAAGATGAATATACTGTAAATATCATTGCCGGAGATTTTAACGGTACAATAGGCCCGATGGAAGAGATCACGGTCCAACCGACTTTCCTGGATGTCAGGGTCAATGCTTTGGGCAGCTTTTCCTATAAAACAGATCCCGATAATACCTTGTTTATTTATATCATAAAAGGTTCGGCAACCCTGGAAGCGGAAAACAACCGAACCCTTTCTTCCAAAAAGGCCATTCTCTTCGGTGAAGGTGATGAACTGCGGTTGAACGCAGGCAGTAAAGGCATTCAGTTCCTGCTATTTTCCGGTAAACCGCTGAATGAGCCGATCGCCTGGGGTGGGCCGATAGTGATGAATACCCATGAGGAACTGGCCCTGGCTTTCAAGGAGATCGACAACGGTATATTTATTAAAAAGCATCATGACGACGGAACTTTCAGCAGTAGTGATGTAAATAAATCATTTTACAGGTAA